A single region of the Bacillus cereus genome encodes:
- the yfmF gene encoding EF-P 5-aminopentanol modification-associated protein YfmF, with protein MKLMEQQLHELGGLRVHIIPTDKYKTNTFVFRFKAPLNEETVTERALLPYVLQSATEKLPSVIRLRQYLEELYGSSLAVDVSKKGEDHIISIYVDIANEVYLHDAPPLFEKALSMLSDIVLHPATEGNSFLPSIVESEKRALLQRIEATYDDKMRYANERLIEEMCKVEPYRLSANGKKESVASITNESLYQYYQKVLAEDEMDLYIIGDISESAVDLVSKYFSISARPVRERNVLLHKRNNEEKEVVEKQELKQSKLHIGYRTFVTYKDEDYFALQLFNGLFGGFSHSKLFVNVREKNSLAYYAASRFESHKGLLFVMSGIEAKNYEKAVEIIKEQMLAMQNGDFSEEEMHQTKSVIQNQVLEAIDTPRGFVEMLYHGVISDRTRPVEEWLTGIESVTKEEIVKVAKNIELDTIYFLHGTEGE; from the coding sequence ATGAAACTAATGGAACAGCAACTACATGAATTAGGTGGCTTGCGAGTACATATTATTCCGACTGATAAATATAAAACAAATACCTTTGTATTTCGTTTTAAAGCACCTTTAAATGAGGAGACGGTGACAGAGCGTGCCCTATTGCCATACGTATTGCAAAGTGCGACAGAAAAACTGCCTTCTGTAATTCGTCTTCGTCAATATTTAGAAGAATTATATGGATCTTCTTTAGCGGTAGATGTAAGTAAAAAAGGGGAAGACCATATCATCTCTATTTATGTAGATATCGCAAATGAAGTATATTTACATGATGCACCACCGTTATTTGAAAAAGCGCTTTCTATGTTATCAGATATTGTTTTACATCCAGCAACAGAGGGGAATAGTTTCCTACCTTCTATCGTAGAAAGTGAAAAAAGAGCGCTCTTGCAGCGAATTGAAGCTACTTATGATGATAAAATGCGCTATGCAAACGAGCGTTTAATCGAAGAAATGTGCAAAGTAGAACCGTATCGATTAAGTGCAAATGGAAAAAAAGAGAGTGTTGCTTCTATTACAAATGAAAGTCTATATCAATATTATCAAAAAGTGTTAGCAGAAGATGAAATGGATCTATATATTATTGGTGATATTTCAGAAAGTGCAGTTGACCTTGTAAGTAAGTATTTTTCTATTTCAGCGCGTCCTGTGAGAGAAAGAAATGTACTCCTTCATAAGCGAAATAATGAAGAAAAAGAAGTTGTTGAAAAACAAGAATTAAAACAAAGCAAATTACACATCGGTTATCGTACGTTTGTCACATATAAAGATGAAGATTATTTCGCACTGCAATTGTTCAATGGGTTATTTGGAGGCTTTTCTCATTCGAAGCTATTCGTAAATGTGCGTGAAAAAAATAGTTTAGCGTACTATGCAGCATCACGCTTTGAAAGCCATAAAGGCTTGTTGTTTGTTATGTCAGGAATCGAAGCGAAAAATTATGAAAAAGCAGTTGAAATTATAAAAGAACAAATGCTAGCGATGCAAAATGGTGATTTTTCTGAAGAAGAGATGCATCAAACAAAAAGTGTCATTCAAAATCAAGTATTAGAGGCAATTGATACACCGCGTGGATTTGTGGAAATGCTATATCATGGCGTTATTTCAGATCGTACACGTCCAGTTGAAGAATGGCTTACGGGTATAGAAAGTGTGACGAAAGAAGAGATTGTGAAAGTTGCTAAAAATATTGAACTAGATACAATTTACTTTTTACATGGAACGGAGGGAGAATAG
- the ymfI gene encoding elongation factor P 5-aminopentanone reductase: MKKYALVTGGSGGIGSAISKQLIQDGYTVYVHYNNSEEKVNELQKEWAEVIPVQANLASSDGAEQLWGQIKHPIDVIVYAAGKSIFGLVTDVTNDELDYMVELQVKSIYKLLSMALPPMIQRKSGNIVLISSIWGQIGASCEVLYSMVKGAQNSYVKALAKEVSLSGLRVNAVSPGAIETEMLSVFSEEDKNEIAEEIPLGRLGLPEEVAKTVSFLVSPGASYITGQIIGVNGGWHC, translated from the coding sequence ATGAAAAAATATGCATTAGTAACTGGAGGGAGCGGAGGAATCGGCTCTGCTATTTCAAAACAATTAATTCAGGATGGATATACAGTATATGTTCATTACAATAACAGTGAAGAGAAGGTAAATGAGTTACAGAAGGAATGGGCTGAAGTGATTCCTGTTCAAGCAAATTTAGCTTCTAGTGATGGAGCAGAGCAGTTGTGGGGACAAATTAAACATCCCATTGATGTTATCGTATACGCAGCTGGGAAGAGTATCTTTGGGCTAGTAACAGATGTAACAAACGATGAATTGGATTATATGGTGGAACTTCAAGTGAAGAGCATCTATAAACTACTATCAATGGCACTTCCGCCAATGATTCAGCGAAAAAGCGGTAACATTGTACTTATTTCGTCTATATGGGGACAAATTGGCGCATCATGTGAAGTGCTTTACTCAATGGTAAAAGGTGCGCAAAATTCTTATGTAAAAGCTTTAGCAAAAGAAGTTTCATTAAGTGGATTACGTGTTAATGCAGTATCACCAGGAGCAATTGAAACGGAAATGCTAAGTGTATTTTCAGAAGAGGATAAGAATGAAATTGCTGAAGAGATTCCATTAGGTAGATTGGGATTACCAGAAGAGGTAGCAAAAACGGTATCATTCCTCGTATCACCAGGAGCATCTTACATAACTGGACAAATTATTGGAGTGAATGGCGGTTGGCATTGTTAA
- the yfmH gene encoding EF-P 5-aminopentanol modification-associated protein YfmH yields the protein MEKIVYEQLKETLYYEKLPNGLDVYILPKQGFNKTFATFTTKYGSVDNTFVPLGKEEMTRVPDGIAHFLEHKLFEKEDHDAFQLFSKQGASANAFTSFTRTAYLFSCTSNVERNLNTLLNFVQEPYFSEKTVEKEKGIIGQEIQMYQDNPDWRLYFGLIDSLFVKHPIKIDIAGTIESISKITKDLLYECYETFYHPSNMLLFVVGAIDPEKTMDLVRENQEKKDYENQPEIVRSFEEEPEEVNEKKKIILMPVQTPKCLVGIKATNLQEKGKALLKQEIALTLLLDYLFGKSSVHYEALYNEGLIDDSFSYDYTEENNFGFAMVGGDTKQPDELEERLKGILLNTNYDQLDEAALERVKKKKIGGFLRSLNSPEYIANQFTRYAFNESSLFDALTVLEGLTVQDLQEVAKLLLSEEKMSVCQVLPKK from the coding sequence ATGGAGAAAATTGTGTATGAGCAATTAAAAGAGACACTATATTATGAAAAACTTCCGAATGGTTTAGATGTATACATTTTACCGAAACAAGGATTTAATAAAACATTTGCGACATTTACGACGAAGTACGGTTCTGTTGATAATACGTTTGTCCCACTTGGAAAAGAAGAAATGACTCGTGTGCCAGATGGGATTGCTCATTTTCTTGAGCATAAATTGTTCGAAAAGGAGGACCATGACGCATTTCAATTGTTTAGTAAACAAGGTGCTTCAGCAAATGCTTTTACATCCTTTACGAGAACTGCTTACCTTTTTTCTTGTACATCAAATGTAGAGCGAAATTTAAATACGTTGTTAAATTTTGTTCAAGAACCGTATTTCTCAGAAAAAACGGTTGAAAAAGAAAAAGGTATTATCGGCCAAGAAATTCAAATGTACCAAGATAATCCAGATTGGCGTTTATATTTTGGATTAATCGATAGCTTGTTTGTGAAACATCCAATTAAAATTGATATTGCAGGGACGATTGAGTCTATTAGTAAAATTACAAAAGACCTATTGTATGAGTGTTATGAGACTTTTTACCATCCAAGCAATATGTTATTGTTTGTTGTTGGAGCGATTGATCCTGAAAAAACAATGGATTTAGTTCGTGAAAATCAAGAGAAAAAAGATTACGAAAACCAACCGGAAATCGTTCGTTCTTTTGAAGAGGAACCAGAAGAAGTAAATGAAAAGAAAAAGATTATTTTAATGCCTGTTCAAACTCCAAAATGTTTAGTCGGTATTAAAGCAACGAATTTACAAGAAAAAGGGAAAGCCCTTTTAAAACAAGAAATTGCGCTTACGTTACTTTTAGATTATTTATTTGGAAAAAGTTCTGTTCATTACGAAGCTTTATATAATGAAGGGCTTATTGATGATTCGTTCTCATATGACTATACGGAAGAGAATAACTTCGGTTTTGCAATGGTTGGCGGTGATACGAAGCAACCTGATGAATTGGAAGAGCGTTTGAAAGGTATTTTATTAAACACAAATTATGATCAATTAGATGAGGCAGCATTAGAACGAGTAAAGAAAAAGAAAATTGGTGGTTTTTTACGATCGTTGAATTCACCGGAATATATTGCAAATCAATTTACACGATATGCGTTTAATGAATCTAGCTTGTTTGATGCATTGACTGTATTAGAAGGTCTAACTGTTCAAGATTTACAAGAAGTAGCAAAATTATTATTATCAGAAGAAAAAATGAGTGTTTGTCAAGTTTTACCGAAAAAATAA
- a CDS encoding DUF3243 domain-containing protein, which translates to MSVLDNFDQWKSFLGERLEQAGGKGLDGGAVSDMAFRVGDYLANEVEARNDQEKLLSELWKVADEQEQHTIANLMVKFVQHK; encoded by the coding sequence ATGTCAGTGTTAGATAATTTTGATCAGTGGAAGAGCTTTTTAGGAGAACGTTTAGAACAAGCGGGAGGAAAAGGGCTTGATGGTGGTGCCGTATCAGATATGGCATTTCGTGTTGGTGATTATTTAGCAAATGAAGTAGAAGCGCGCAACGATCAAGAAAAATTATTGTCTGAGCTTTGGAAAGTTGCTGATGAACAAGAGCAACATACAATCGCAAATTTAATGGTGAAGTTTGTACAACATAAGTAA